The Georgenia sp. TF02-10 genome window below encodes:
- a CDS encoding DNA topoisomerase (ATP-hydrolyzing) subunit A, with product MARTSTPPPPPAAEHIVDIDVSTEMQGSFLEYAYSVIYSRALPDARDGLKPVQRRILYQMDAMGLRPDRGHVKSARVVGEVMGKLHPHGDAPIYDAMVRMAQPFALRLPLVDGHGNFGSLDDGPAASRYTEARLAAAALAMTADLGEDVVDFVPNYDSQLTQPAVLPAALPNLLVNGATGIAVGMATNMPPHNLVEVVAAARHLIAHPDATLADLVRFVPGPDLPEGGKIIGLDGVREAYATGRGSFRTRATARIESITARKKGIVVTELPYMVGPERVIEKITEAVQAKKLQGISNVQNLTDRHHGLRLVIEVKNAFNPEAVLEQLYRHTPLEESFGINNVALVDGQPRTLGLRELLQVYVDHRLAVVRRRTAHRLDRATERAHLVAGLLVAIADIDEVIAVIRSSDDAEAARARLMAVFDLSEPQADFILALRLRRLTKFSRLELEAERDELARRIEELRAILDSEDRLREVVSGELADVAAQYGTPRRTVLLEHAGGPAAPAAAGAPARRSAVPLEVPDEPCWVLLSGTGLLARTAEEPVRTGPRAAHDAVTHVVPATTRGQVAVVTSAGRLRRLDVLDAPGLPPTGAAPSLSGGVPLRELIDLEPGEEVVGLARLDDGAAPLALATAQGVVKRVGGDRPGNRDAWEVIALRAGDRVVGAGHAADDDRLVLVSSDAQLLRFDAAAVRPQGRAGQGVAGMRLAPGATVVHLGVVGAEHVSASVVITVAGTSGALPGTVPGSAKVTPLDRYPAKGRATGGVRAHRFLRGEDCLQLAWVGPEPARAVGSGGQAVPLPAVDERRDGSGQPLPAPVTAIG from the coding sequence ATGGCCCGCACGTCCACCCCACCGCCGCCGCCCGCCGCGGAGCACATCGTCGACATCGACGTCTCCACCGAGATGCAGGGCTCCTTCCTGGAGTACGCCTACTCGGTCATCTACTCCCGCGCGCTGCCCGACGCCCGGGACGGCCTCAAGCCCGTCCAGCGCCGGATCCTCTACCAGATGGACGCGATGGGCCTGCGCCCGGACCGCGGGCACGTGAAGTCCGCCCGCGTCGTCGGGGAGGTCATGGGCAAGCTGCACCCGCACGGGGACGCCCCGATCTACGACGCCATGGTCCGCATGGCCCAGCCCTTCGCGCTGCGCCTGCCGCTGGTGGACGGGCACGGCAACTTCGGCTCTCTCGACGACGGCCCCGCCGCCTCCCGGTACACCGAGGCACGGCTGGCGGCCGCCGCGCTGGCGATGACGGCGGACCTCGGCGAGGACGTCGTCGACTTCGTCCCCAACTACGACAGCCAGCTCACCCAGCCCGCCGTCCTGCCCGCCGCGCTGCCCAACCTGCTGGTCAACGGCGCCACCGGCATCGCCGTCGGGATGGCGACGAACATGCCCCCGCACAACCTGGTGGAGGTGGTCGCCGCCGCCCGGCACCTGATCGCCCACCCGGACGCGACCCTGGCCGACCTGGTCCGCTTCGTCCCCGGGCCCGACCTGCCCGAGGGCGGCAAGATCATCGGGCTCGACGGCGTCCGGGAGGCCTACGCCACCGGCCGGGGGAGCTTCCGGACCCGGGCCACCGCCCGGATCGAGAGCATCACCGCCCGCAAGAAGGGCATCGTCGTCACCGAGCTGCCGTACATGGTCGGCCCGGAGCGGGTGATCGAGAAGATCACCGAGGCGGTCCAGGCCAAGAAGCTCCAGGGGATCAGCAACGTCCAGAACCTCACCGACCGCCACCACGGGCTGCGCCTGGTCATCGAGGTCAAGAACGCCTTCAACCCCGAGGCGGTGCTGGAGCAGCTCTACCGGCACACCCCGCTGGAGGAGTCCTTCGGGATCAACAACGTCGCCCTCGTCGACGGCCAGCCGCGCACCCTCGGGCTGCGCGAGCTCCTCCAGGTCTACGTCGACCACCGCCTCGCCGTCGTCCGCCGGCGCACCGCGCACCGGCTGGACCGGGCCACCGAGCGGGCCCACCTGGTGGCCGGGCTGCTCGTCGCGATCGCCGACATCGACGAGGTCATCGCCGTCATCCGGTCCTCCGACGACGCCGAGGCCGCCCGGGCCCGGCTGATGGCCGTGTTCGACCTGTCCGAGCCGCAGGCCGACTTCATCCTGGCGCTGCGGCTGCGGCGGCTGACCAAGTTCTCCCGGCTGGAGCTGGAGGCCGAGCGGGACGAGCTGGCCCGCCGGATCGAGGAGCTGCGCGCCATCCTGGACTCCGAGGACCGGCTCCGGGAGGTGGTCTCCGGCGAGCTGGCCGACGTCGCCGCCCAGTACGGCACGCCCCGGCGCACCGTCCTGCTCGAGCACGCCGGCGGGCCGGCCGCCCCCGCCGCCGCGGGCGCCCCGGCCCGCCGCTCCGCGGTGCCGCTGGAGGTGCCCGACGAGCCGTGCTGGGTGCTGCTCTCCGGCACCGGGCTGCTGGCCCGGACCGCTGAGGAGCCGGTGCGCACCGGCCCGCGGGCCGCGCACGACGCCGTCACCCACGTCGTGCCGGCCACCACCCGCGGGCAGGTGGCCGTGGTGACCTCCGCCGGCCGGCTGCGCCGCCTGGACGTCCTGGACGCCCCCGGCCTGCCGCCCACCGGGGCGGCGCCGAGCCTGTCCGGCGGGGTCCCGCTGCGCGAGCTGATCGACCTCGAGCCCGGCGAGGAGGTCGTCGGCCTGGCCCGGCTGGACGACGGCGCCGCTCCCCTGGCGCTGGCCACCGCCCAGGGGGTGGTCAAGCGGGTCGGCGGGGACCGCCCCGGGAACCGGGACGCCTGGGAGGTCATCGCGCTGCGGGCCGGGGACCGGGTCGTCGGCGCCGGGCACGCCGCCGACGACGACCGGCTGGTGCTGGTCTCCTCCGACGCCCAGCTGCTCCGCTTCGACGCCGCCGCGGTGCGCCCGCAGGGCCGCGCCGGGCAGGGCGTGGCCGGGATGCGGCTCGCCCCCGGCGCCACCGTCGTGCACCTGGGCGTCGTCGGCGCCGAGCACGTCTCCGCCAGCGTCGTGATCACCGTCGCCGGGACCAGCGGCGCCCTGCCCGGCACCGTGCCGGGCAGCGCCAAGGTCACCCCGCTGGACCGCTACCCGGCCAAGGGCCGGGCGACCGGCGGGGTGCGGGCGCACCGGTTCCTCCGCGGCGAGGACTGCCTGCAGCTGGCCTGGGTGGGCCCGGAGCCGGCGCGCGCGGTGGGCTCGGGCGGGCAGGCGGTGCCGCTGCCGGCGGTGGACGAGCGGCGCGACGGCTCCGGCCAGCCGCTGCCGGCGCCGGTCACCGCGATCGGCTAA
- a CDS encoding GNAT family N-acetyltransferase has translation MPSPATFPDDAAGPAVAQPLAVRAQAPAALPLPAPVGGLTFATLDPGDLTDLSGLVSRIEDADNPPYRTSDEELAEYFGDTHHWAALGARDVDGVLRAFGFVRVRTGDTTLLRAFCSGGVDPVARGRGVGSALLDWQVARGRQLLVATGKDAPARVVVHVDDGMPTLSDLVTSRGFTPRRWYTEMRRDLSLPLPEVQLDRLLTVEPWSADLDDAVRRAHNRAFADHWGSQPHTPESWQESRTHFAPQWSFVALDRSSDRTQVAGYLMSARYEQDWPALGWTEGYTDLIGVLPEWRGRRLASALLTAAMAAYRADGMEYAGLDVDSDNLTGAVGLYAKLGYEPTRTSAMYSIEI, from the coding sequence GTGCCTAGCCCCGCCACCTTCCCCGACGACGCCGCTGGCCCGGCCGTCGCCCAGCCCCTCGCCGTGCGCGCGCAGGCCCCCGCCGCGCTGCCGCTGCCGGCGCCGGTCGGCGGGCTGACCTTCGCCACGCTCGACCCCGGCGACCTCACCGACCTGAGCGGGCTCGTCAGCCGCATCGAGGACGCCGACAACCCGCCCTACCGCACCTCCGACGAGGAGCTCGCCGAGTACTTCGGGGACACCCACCACTGGGCGGCTCTCGGCGCCCGGGACGTCGACGGCGTGCTCCGGGCCTTCGGGTTCGTCCGGGTCCGCACCGGGGACACCACCCTGCTGCGGGCGTTCTGCTCCGGCGGGGTGGACCCCGTGGCCCGGGGCCGCGGCGTGGGGTCGGCGCTCCTGGACTGGCAGGTGGCCCGCGGCCGCCAGCTGCTCGTCGCCACCGGCAAGGACGCGCCCGCCCGCGTCGTCGTCCACGTCGACGACGGGATGCCGACCCTGTCGGACCTGGTCACCTCCCGCGGTTTCACCCCCCGCCGCTGGTACACCGAGATGCGCCGAGACCTCTCCCTGCCGCTGCCCGAGGTCCAGCTCGACCGGTTGCTGACCGTCGAGCCGTGGAGCGCCGACCTCGACGACGCCGTGCGCCGCGCACACAACCGGGCCTTCGCCGACCACTGGGGCTCCCAGCCGCACACCCCGGAGAGCTGGCAGGAGAGCCGCACCCACTTCGCCCCGCAGTGGAGCTTCGTGGCGCTGGACCGCAGCTCGGACCGCACCCAGGTCGCCGGCTACCTGATGTCCGCCCGGTACGAGCAGGACTGGCCGGCCCTGGGCTGGACCGAGGGCTACACCGACCTCATCGGCGTCCTGCCGGAGTGGCGGGGCCGACGACTGGCCAGCGCGCTGCTCACGGCGGCCATGGCCGCCTACCGGGCCGACGGCATGGAGTACGCCGGCCTCGACGTGGACAGCGACAACCTCACCGGCGCCGTCGGCCTCTACGCCAAGCTCGGCTACGAGCCCACCCGCACCTCGGCGATGTACTCGATCGAGATCTGA
- a CDS encoding GNAT family N-acetyltransferase — protein MPEQSPLAVRLRAPEVAEPPAAHLGLRWRALTPADAPAVLELEARCAAVDHPVTQLNPAKVSAVLRPGAALVTDSLGGFSSAGTLEAVAVVYLPPGDTEVLRAFLVATIAPEWRGRGIGRALLDWQDARARQLLAADGRDLPARLAAYVDEHLVDRRRLYVAAGFSPKRAFQEMRRPVDAPLPAAPPPPGVQVVDWSPDLDEQVRRVHNEAFADHWGSEPLTGDTWRLVRGDLEPRWSKVAVLLDAPADRRVAGYALTSRHEHAWAALGFSEGYTELLGVRRDHRGQGIARALLVAVVAALAADGIDSAGLDVDTVNPSGAHGFYERLGYERVGARILYTVEI, from the coding sequence ATGCCCGAGCAGTCCCCGTTAGCCGTCCGCCTGCGCGCGCCGGAGGTGGCCGAGCCGCCCGCCGCGCACCTCGGGCTGCGCTGGCGGGCGCTGACCCCGGCCGACGCCCCGGCCGTGCTCGAGCTGGAGGCGCGCTGCGCGGCGGTGGACCACCCGGTCACCCAGCTCAACCCCGCCAAGGTCTCCGCGGTGCTGCGCCCCGGTGCCGCGCTCGTCACCGACTCCCTCGGCGGCTTCTCCAGCGCGGGGACCCTCGAGGCCGTCGCCGTGGTCTACCTGCCGCCGGGGGACACCGAGGTGCTGCGGGCCTTCCTCGTGGCCACCATCGCCCCGGAGTGGCGGGGCCGGGGGATCGGCCGGGCGCTGCTCGACTGGCAGGACGCCCGCGCCCGCCAGCTGCTCGCCGCCGACGGGCGCGACCTGCCCGCCCGGCTCGCGGCCTACGTCGACGAGCACCTGGTCGACCGACGCCGGCTGTACGTGGCCGCGGGCTTCAGCCCCAAGCGGGCCTTCCAGGAGATGCGCCGCCCGGTGGACGCCCCGCTGCCGGCGGCGCCGCCGCCGCCCGGGGTGCAGGTGGTGGACTGGTCGCCCGACCTGGACGAGCAGGTCCGCCGCGTCCACAACGAGGCGTTCGCCGACCACTGGGGGTCCGAGCCGCTGACGGGGGACACCTGGCGGCTCGTCCGCGGCGACCTGGAGCCGCGCTGGTCCAAGGTCGCCGTCCTGCTCGACGCCCCGGCCGACCGGCGCGTGGCCGGCTACGCCCTGACCTCCCGCCACGAGCACGCCTGGGCGGCCCTCGGCTTCTCCGAGGGGTACACCGAGCTGCTCGGGGTCCGGCGCGACCACCGCGGCCAGGGCATCGCCCGCGCCCTGCTCGTGGCGGTCGTCGCGGCCCTCGCGGCGGACGGGATCGACTCCGCCGGCCTGGACGTGGACACCGTCAACCCCTCCGGCGCGCACGGGTTCTACGAGCGGCTGGGGTACGAGCGCGTCGGCGCGCGGATCCTGTACACGGTGGAGATCTGA